The sequence CATCAAACTTGCTAACTTTAATATTTTTAACTTATTCCATTTGTTAGCGGATTCCTTTGTTTCTAATTCATTCACAGCATCTCGTAAGTATAGAGCCTGTGCCCATAAAACCTGTCCTTGCTTGGTATTTCCCAGCTGTGAAATCATCGGCAAAGGTAAAGCTTTTCTGGCATGTCGATATGTTGCCAAATCAAAAAGACGAAATCCCAAAGAATTTAAAAATAAATCGATGTGACTGAAAGTTGGCTGATTGCGAATAGATTCATGAAATAATACTTCTATACTTAATCCTAGGACGGATTCATTTAAACAACTAACCGCACCTTTTAAGACATCTAATTCACTTCCTTCAACATCCAACTTAATAAAATCAATTTCATCAATTTTATTATCAGCCACAAAAGAATCTAAATCTACAGTTTCTATATCCAGAGTTTTTACTACTTCCATCATCTCTAAATTATCATGGGGGAAGCGCTTCAGAAAATTTTTATTTCCTGGGTAAAAACCTGATGAACCTCCCCACTGACAAAATGAAAATGTCCGCTTTTCTCTTTTTTCACCTAAAGCTACTGCATAAAATTTACTGTTTCGATTTGGTTGCTGATTCAGGCGATCGCACTCTTCTTTGTCAGGCTCAAACCCAATTTTATAGACTTGTTCCCCATATGATTGCCAGTGATGTTCAAAACCTCCTCTTGCTCCTATATCCATAACTAAAAGAGGATTTTTGGAAAATGTTTTTTTATTAACTAAAAATTCAGTCATTGTCGGCTGGTAATTGATATGTTTCAGTGCCATAATTAGTATTTATTGGTAGGACTTTTATTTAGAGTTATATGATTTAACGGTCATTATTGTCATTACAAATCAAAACAAGACTTACTTTCAGCAAAATTTCGATATTTGTAATGACAATAAAGCAATAATTGCGTACTAACTTCTAGATATTAATTTACTAGATGGGGTACAGATATTTTTTTCAGGATGACGATATAAATCACCGTAAATGTTTAGATATTCAATTTATTCTGAGGTAAATTTACCCTTTCGCATACATTTAATTGCAGCATCAATTGCTTAGATTAAATAGCAAATATAAACTGTCTAACTTATAAAAATAGAGTTAGGCAATTTATTTATTGTGAAATTAAAGCCATGCTTTGCTCCTAAATATACAACCGCTTGACGGTCATTTTCTGCCTGCGTTGCTTGAGCTAGTTCTTCTTGAATTTGATTATCCTATCCAACTTTATCTAAAAATTGATTTACTGCTTAAATACTCATTATTTTCAACTCCAACTAATTTCTAACTAGTTATTTAATCCTTTTTATTTCCTTCTCCAAACTGTTGGAGAGAGGATGAGAGTATGTCTTGAGCTAAGTTTGTTATTAACTTATTAAGCCTTAGCTAAAAGCTTATACCATTTCTTTATAAAGATGCGCCTAATTTAGCCCCTGAAGAGGGGCTTCGTTTGTCTAGCCCCACTCTTCCAGAGTGAGGGCTTTTAGCGCAGCCTCATACAGAATTGGTATTACCATTTCGCTGTGGGCAATTTGGGAAATGTGGGTAGTGTGGGGATGTGAGGAAATATTACGGTAGTAATTGGTACTATCGTGGCTTTTGCACCACCAGCCACAGCTTCTAATTCTTCTTCATTCAATTCACCAGATTCAATAGCAGCTTTTTGACGTTTTTCAATTTCAGTCATTAGTTCATCGCCAGTGAACTCAAAGCCATGTTTTGCTCCTAAATCTACAACCGCTTGACGGTCATTTTCTGCCTGCATTGCTTGGGCTAATTCTTCTTGAATTTTGCTTTCTTGTGCAACTTTATCTAAGAATTTATTTACTGCTTCGATACTCATTGTTGTTACCTATTCTAATTTTTGTAATTAAAGATTTAGTCAATTCAATATCAAAATTTTACCCATTCTCTATTGAGTTTCTGTTGAGAAAAGAGAAATGGAATAAAGTTGTAATATTGTATTAAGTCAGATTTACTTGCCTACAATACTTACCACTTTACTTTTTTGGCTATTGTTACAACAACGGGGGCGGTAGCAGTAACAATCGGTACAATCGTCGTAAATGTAGGAGTTGCTCCACCAGCAACAGCTTCTAGTTCTTCTTCACTTAGTTCGCCGGAATCAGCAGCAGCTTTTTGGCGTTTTTCAATTTCATTCATCAGCTCGTCGCCAGTGAAGTTAAAACCATGCTTTGCTCCTAATTCCACAACCGCTTGACGGTCGTTTTCAGCCTGCATTGCTTGAACTAATTCTTCTTGAATATTGCTATCTTTAGCAACTTTTTCTAAGAATTGATTTACTGCTTCGATACTCATTTTTATTAACTCTAACTGATTATTTGATTCTGCAAACATCCCTCTCCAATACTTATGAAGAGGGGATGAGAGCGAGTTTCGGCTTGAATCTATAATTAAGTGACTAAGCCTTATCTAAAAACCTTACCACTTGGCTTTATTGATTGCTGCTATCGCTATAGGAGCAAGTGCGCCAATGAGTGGTATTATGGGAAACGCTCCACCAGCAACAGCTTCAAGTTCTTCTTCACTCAATTCACCAGACTCAGCAGCAGCTTTTTGACGTTTTTCAATTTCAGTGACTAGTTCGTCACCAGTGAACTCAAAGCCGTGTTTTGCTCCTAAATCTACAACCGCTTGACGGTCATTTTCTGCCTGCATTGCTTGAGCTAATTCTTCTTGAATTGTGCTGTCTTGTGCAACTTTATCTAAGAATTTATTTACTGCTTCAATACTCATTGTTGTTACCCTATGCGATTGCTGTCATTAAAGATTTTGTTTGAGTTGGCGCTTTTGTGTTACATCGAATTGATTGTATTTCGCCGAACTTCGTATCCTATACTATGTTCTTTTTTGGTGGCAATTAACAGTGTATTTACTTATTTTGTATATTGGCAAAAAAGTAAATATTTTCAGACTAACCATTCTACTTTTGGAGGGTTGATTATGTATTCAATGGTTAGACTTGAGGAATACCATGCCAATCAATTGAACATAGCCCTTTTCCCTTGAGTGCATATATGTTCTCAAGCTACCTACACTAATCAAATAAAGATGCCGAGGAGAGAACTCATCCTTAAAAGCTCAGAATTATAAGCAAAAAGCCAAGTTTAATAGCTTACCACTTAGCTTTAGCAATAACACCTCCAGTTATACCAGCAGTCATGGCAATTCCTCCTGCCACGAAAAAGGTTGTAGCTGGGGTAGCACCACCTGCAACAGCTTCGAGTTCTTCTTCACTCAGCTCACCCGCATCAGCAGCAGCCTGTTGGCGTTTTTCGATTTCCTGCATTAGCTCATCACCAGTGAAATCATAGCCTTTGTTATTAGCCAACTCTGTTACAGCTTGACGATCGTTTTCAGATTGCATCGCTTTTGCTAGTTCTTCTTGCAGTTGGGCATCTTCTGCAACTTTGGTCAAAAATTGATTGACTGCTTCTACACTCATGAATGATAACCTTTGTAAATGAACTAAATGCCAATATTGATTTTGCAAAAGTGAAGCTTTTTACTTTATATGCAGCCATATATTTGTAGTAGTGAATAGGCTGAACTATAAAGAATTAAGTTACCACTTTGCATAGCGTTTTATTACTGCTCCGCCAATTGCGCCACTTGCTCCCATAATAGTGACGACAAGCGCTCCTGCTGGGGTAGCACCACCTGCAACTGCTTCGAGTTCTTCTTCACTTAGTTCCCCAGAATCGATAATAGCCTGTTGACGGTTCTTAATTTCCTCCCAGAGTTCATCTGATGTGAACTGAAAGCCTTCTTGTGCAGCTAAATCGGTAACAGCTTGACGGTCATTTTCAGATTCAATCGCTTTCACCAATTTTTGTTGTAACTCTGGATCTTCTGAAACTTTTTCAAAAAATTGGTTAACTGTTTGGGTACTCATAATTACTATTAACTTTTCTGTGTACAAAGACGGTAATCAAATCCTGTCCGCTATTTCTACCACTTGATGAATAACAGCAGGATTACATATATCATCATACAAAGCTCTACACCACAAAGAGCAACAGTATATTTACTTAGGTTGTATCTATGTAAATCCCGCTGCTAAAATTTTATGTAAAGTAAAAAATAAGTAATTACCACAGTTGCCAATTATTGTTTTAATTTGAACAATTAGTATTGTTACGTAATTATCATTTCAAGAAATATAAAAACTATAAATTTGACACAGTAATTTTTTATTTACATTACTTCCGTACAATACCGGAAACAACAATTCTGTTAGTACATATACAGGAGTTTGAATGAACAATGCTATTTCTTTCAGTCAAGGCTCGCAGATTCGACCGTTTAACGTTAACGACAGAGTATGTCTGGCTATTCAACCCTTTATTCAGGAAGTACTCAATCGCTTTGTAGAATGCCAAAATTTAGGTGAGTCTATCAAAGCATCAGTAGAAAATCATCAGGAGATTGTTGAACAAGCCTTTGAGATAGATAACCATAAGATTGAAGAAAGCTTTACCTTAAAACAAGAATTTCTCTTTCCGGAAGAAAACCCTTTATTGTTCATATCCTATGATAATCCCAGCTTTCTACCTTTCCTAAATAAAAAAGGGGTGCAATCAATTAAAGATGAATCCATTTTGCCTGATATTCATCAATTACTTTATTCTATTGGTCAATCTAAATTCACTTATCAGCAAATTAAGCAGCAAATTAGCGAGCCAATGGTAGATTTGCTGGATAAATTGATTAAATCCAGCGTTGTTAAAGAAAAACCTGCTGTAGACATAGGAGTTCCTTTAAATACTCCCGGAGTATTTCGATTGCAGCACGCATCGGTATTGTATAGGACTAAAACAACAGGTATATTAGTTGACCCACATTTGCATTCCAACTATGGTATTCCAGGATTAAAATCTGATATTAATCGCGCTCAATTGGAAGGTTTAGTTGATGGTATTTTAATTTCTCATCCTCACTACGATCATTGGCACTATCCTACCTTGATGATGTTTGCGAAGGAAACGCCAATATTTGTGCCGAAAGTGCCTCGTGCTTCTATTATGTGCGAAGATATGGCAGGACGACTAAAAAGTTTAGGATTTACCAATGTGATTGCAGTTGATTGGTATTCCGAACCGATTAGAATCGGGGATATTAATATTAATGTTTTACCTTTTTATGGAGAACAAGCTTTAGTACCAGAATTTGATAAGCCCAAATATCCTGAATTAAGAAATTGGGGTAATACCTATTTAATTGATACTGAATTTTATAAGTCATGGCTGTTAATTGATGCTGGACAAGAACCCAATGGTTCCATGATAGAAGTAGCTGAATACGTGAAAAATAGTTTCGGTTCTATTGATTTGCTTATCAGTAATTTTCAGCCACTATCCTATAACTCTATTGGTACGAATTTATCTGGATGGGGAATTGATATTGTGGCAAATTTACTTAGCAATCCTCAAATATTTTCTGTTACGAACAAACCTGAAGGAGCCTATATTGCTTTGTTAGGACCAAAAGGTGTGGCAGAAGTTTGTAATATAGTCAATGCTTCTTATTGTTTTCCTTATGCAGATAGTTGGGCAGAAGCTGGAAAATCAGGAATGCACGATGAAGAATTAATTCCTCAAGTTCAAGCTGAATTACAAAAAATTGGCTGTTCTACTAAAGTTATTCCTTGGAAAATTGGCGATGGTTATGTAACTCGTAATGTTACGGAATGGAATCTAGAAGCTGGTAATTGGTATATGAATAATTGATTTATATTTAGTTACTAATTACCAATTCCCTCTTTTCACAAAAATTGTAAATATTCAAAGGAAAATGATATCTTCAATTCAAACACAAAAAAAATGTTATTCACAGCGAAAAGATGCCTTTTCTAATGAATATTTAGAATTTTTAAAGAAAGATATTCTTAATAGTCCTTATTTAGCAGCCAGTCAACTAAGTGACGGATTTGTGGAAACTCAAGGTTTTTCTGTTGTATTTAAACGCTCAACAATAGCTGAAGTGGAAAAAAAACTTCCATATTTTAAACCTTATTTAGATACAGCTTTAAAATCTAGCTGTAATGCGTTTTATTTAAATCCTCTGATTTTGAATAGCGATACTTACGTAGAACCTCATGTAGATTGCAGTATATCTGAGTATGGCATGGAAATGGTGATGCCAAATTTAGTTAGCGTACTGTATGTTCAAGTTCCCTCGGATTTAAAAGGAGGTGAATTAGTATTACAGCAAAGCGAAGAACAGGTATGGCAAATTACCCCTCAAATCAATACATTACTTTATTTTCTGGGTTGGATAACGCATTCTGTAAATCGAGTCGAGAGTTCTCATAAACGGATAAGTTTAATTTGCGAGCAATATAATTTAAGCGAATCTCGATTAAATAAAATACCTGATTTTGAAATCAAGTCTGGAAAAGACAGTGGAAAATAAAAATTAGCTTTGAACAATTTTAAATAAAATGCGAAATAATTATGATAGTAACTAATTCTCTGACAGATTATTTAAGTTTATTAAACTCTTTTGTGCCAAGGGAGTTAATTGCAGAGTCAGAATGGAGAAAATTCAATCACATAGGAAATATTTTACCAAGTGCGCTGACGACTTTTTTCGGATTTGAATCTCGTTTGGGAATTCCAGAAGCACATGGTGATTTTCTCATTTGTGCTGATGCTCACGAAGCAGGGCGTAGGGTATTAGCTGCTAATAGTTATGATATTGATTTACCTACTGAATTATTGCACCATCCTGTATGGATGAATATCCGCAAATTTAGTACTAATTGGGAAAGTGAGGCATCACCTCTTTACGACAAAATTACCAATGTCTGGCTAGAATTTGATGTTGGAAATGAAACAAAAGATTTACCAGTTCCGAGTTGCTTTTTTGGACCAAAAAACCTTTATAATACACCTGCTGTAGATTCAGAACATCCATATAAATGGATATGGGAAAATGCTTTACCGCTGTTGTTAGGAAGAAGCTTTCCAAAATCCGTCGAAAACAATATTGTAAAATGTTTTGCGGCATTACCAGAAAATGCTTATGTTTTCCAAGTTGGGTTAATGTTGGCAAGAGAATGGGATGGTGTCAGGCTTTGTATTCGTAATATTTCACCTGAGAAAATTATCGATTATTTAAAGAGTTTAGATTGGCAAGGAGATTTGAATAATTTACAACTACAGTTAAATAATATTTCGCCATTAGTTGACCGTATTGATTTAGATATTGATGTTACCGAAGGTCTCGGTGATAAAATTGGTTTAGAATGTTATTTAAACAAACAGCCACAATTTGAAAAACGCTGGAGTTTGTTTTTAGATAATTTATTATTAAAAGGATTGTGTTTTCCTAAAAAGCAACAAGCTTTATTGACATATCCAGGATATATTCAAGAAAAAATGAATCCTTCTTTATGGCCTTTAAGTTTACGAAAAATTTCTAAAATATTAGGTGATAGTTATGAATGGGTCATATTTAAAGGCATTCATCACATTAAACTGAATTACTGCGATGCAGAAATCAAGGAAGCTAAAGCTTATTTATACGTTAGTCGAAGTTTGATTAGAGGTTGATGAATATTAAATATATCAATCATGTCAAAAAAATAGGTAATTTAATAGTTATTATCAGAATATTATGTTAGTTTCGGAAATCTTACGATTTTTACCAGATTCTTTAGAATGGATGGTTTTATTTGATTTACCAGCTATTCAAAAGTTGACAAATCTATCCACCATTAAGGCAATGTATCACCTTCCGGAGGATATAGATTTAGAGCCTCATAGTCATATTGTTTTGACTAGCGCCGGACGTTTTTTAGCTTTTCAAAATCAGCTAAAATTAGTAGAGGCTATTTCTCAAGAAGAGTTATCGGTTGAACTTACATCTTCTTTAGCCAATCGCTTTCAAAATCGTTTGAAATTAGTCCCGGTAGATGAATCACACTGCTTAGGTTTGGGAGAACAACCTCCTTTTTCACCAGTTATATTGCATCTCAGACTTGAAAATGATTTGGGTAGAGCGACAGCAATTTTTGAACGCGAACCTTCTTTTGAACATTATGAATTGTTGCGAGCTGTAGGTGTGAAATTTACGGGAGGTGAATTAAAAGACGATTATTATTTAGCGCGTTTTCAAAATCGTTTGCCCGTACATATTCACGCTGGGATTCTATCTCATTTTAGCCGCACTGCACACTGCAATATATTTTTCTTCCAGCATGGAAATATTGATAATGCTTTAGAAGATGGTTTATTGAAAGCTTCTCAAGTCAGGATAAATTGGACAAAGCAGCAATGCTTGCAAAGTTTAACGCAATTAGCAACTATTTCCTGCGAAAAAACTCTGAGTATGACTTGTCAACCACCTGCACCCCAAAAACCCTTTGCTTATGGTGATTTAGTGCCTTTAGGATTTGTTCTCAAGGCACTAAATGAGGTGGATACAAAAGAAAATTCAGAACTTGATACTGCTAAACAAAAATTGCAGCAATTCTTATTAAATCAGCAACAAGATCAGCTATGGGCATTTCATACACAGCGATTGATTACCGCTACAGATTCATCATTGGTGCTATTAGGATTGGATAAACCCGAATCTGTAGAAGCTCTGGAGAGATTTTCTGATGGTGAGGGAGGATATTATCCCCAACTGTGGTCAAAATATCAAGAACCGGGTAAAATGCTGCTGGATGAAAGTTGCAGTCATTGGTGTCAACCTGATTATGCAACTACCTGCTTAGTTCGATGGCTGCGGAATTCGGCAGGTTTGGAAACTAAAACCGATTTGGAATATTTAGCTGATGGCTTCTCTCAACGTGCGGGTTTATATTTTGCCAACCCTTACTTAGTAGACTGGATGCTTGCAGAAGCAATTCGCGAAGATAAAAATGCTGCCACTTTACGAGAGAGATTGCTTGTAGAGATAATCGCAAGTATGAATGAGGATTTCTCTTTCGGTAAATACGATGTGGCATTATCTACCGCACTAGGTATTTTAACTTTGGCAGCTTTAGGAGTTAGCGATCGCACTATTTGCGCTGCTCAATTAAGATTGTTGGAATTAATCGGTGAGAAGTCGTCTATTTCGATTCCTTTCTATTCTACTTTATGTCATGATTCAGAACTAAATTCCCAGGAAAAATTGGCATTACAGTTAAACGAAACGTTTACTAGAAGTAAGGATGGACAAAAACAAATTCGTAGCATAAACGGACAACTTCACAGTATTTCTCTTTATCTCGATACCCATGAGATGATTACTACAGCAATATGTGCTTTAGCTTTAGATCGAAATAGCGATTTAAATAAATGGCAGGTTAATAGAAATTCAAGCAATAGTAATTATAGTAATTCTTGCCATCCTCGCTATCAGTGTAAAACTCATTCGCAGTATATAGCAAAGTTTGCTTTGCCACCTTATCTAAAAAAATGTGCTGTAAGTCTATAGATTTGAGGTGAAATTAATATTGCTGGGACAAAATTATCTATAGATAAGGAACAGTTTGAAGGAAAAATTATGCATAACCATAGTGATAATTTTGTTTATCGTAATTTTCCTTTATTTTACTAATGATGTATAGAGAAAATAAAAAAAATGCAAATTCATATGATTGGACATGCATCCATTTTTGTAAAAACTCAGGATGCTAAAATTTTGATGGACCCAGTTTTATGGGACCCTTTTTGCGAAGGATTAAATGAAACTTGTCCTAAACGAGAATTAATTCCGGAAAAACTACCTGAATTTGATTTTCTGGTTATTTCTCATCAACATTTAGACCATTTCGATCTGCGTTCCCTTGCTTATCTTCCTAAAAACATTGATGTTTTAGTTCCTAAAGACGCTCTTATTATCGATAGCTTGCGTCAACTGGGTTATTCTAATATCTACCCATTAAAAGAATTTCAAAAAGTCAGAATCGGTTCTACTACATTGATGACTACTCGTTCCGAAGTCAGAGTACCAGAATTTGGCATGGTATTCGCTGATGATTCGGGGGTATTTTGGAATACTGTAGATACATATTTTGCTCCTCCAACAATTCAAGCCGTGAAGGCAATTTATCCCCAAATAGACTTTTTATTAGCTACTTGGCATATTAGCTTAGAAAATAAGTATCAGCAGAATAAAAATACTGAGTTTCCGTTTGAATTATACGGACAATTAATGAATTTGATTCAATTAGTTGAACCACAAGCTATTGCTCCCGGCGCGCAAGGTTGGAAATATATTAACGAAGCAGCATGGCAAAATCAAATAGTTTTCCCGCTCACAAGAGAGCGTTTTTGCCACGATATCAAACAAGTTTTACCCGATATAAATAATAATATTTTTGTTTTAGACCCCGGTGATATCCTAACATTAGAACGAGGAGATTATAATTTAGAATCAGCAGGGTGCGATTATGTCAAAACAATTGTTGATGATAGAGAATGTTTGGAATTTGCACCAGTAAAAGTAGGGGCGAATTTAATCGATCCTAATTCAGATAGACATGATATTGACTTGATGCAACAGACAATACATCAAGCTTTACGGGTAGATTTATGCGATTTTATTAAAGAATATCAGCATAATCTATTTTTGAATAACCAACGCTGGCAGGTTATTTATCAATTAGAAATTACCTATCCGGAAATCACCGAGACATACCATATTGATTTCTCGAATTCAAAAATTAAAATAAAAGAAGGGCGCAATCCTTTAGCTAATTTATTTACCTATATTACCGCATCTAGTTTGTACAATTTGATTAATAAAAAAATAGATTGGGATTATCTTTACTGTAGTGGGGAATATCGTAATTTTCATAAAGTCTATTCTCTAGCTAAGTTAGGTATTTTAACTCCAGCAGAAGATACCTTATTAGATCCAATTTCCATAAAATACTCTTCTGAATATGTCGCCGGAGAACATATAAAAACAGAACTATCAAAAATTATGGAAACTCACGATATATCTATACCCAATAATTCAAACATAGAAGAAAAATCTAGTACCATGTTGAATTTAGGTAATATATTAATAAAAATGAAAAAAAATCAAAAAGAGTCAACTATATCTTAATTTATCTACTTTCCGTGAGTTTTGTTTAGCTAATACATATTTTATCTTGCTGTATTCTACTTATAGCTTGATGAATCTTAGCTGCAATATCGTCTGAAGCTAATTCTTCCAATGTTAGCTGGCAAAGAGCAGCTAACATTATTGCACCATCTATTTTATTAACTTGCTCTGTTTCAAAACTTTTCAGATTTCGCGATGCATTGTAAACGAGTTTTTGTAATATCTCAAAACTTGTTTCAGATAAATTATTACGATAATTCTCTAATCTGCCACCTTGACGATAGTTGGGGAATGATTCCAAACCCATAAAATTCAAAAACCAATCATCTCGATAGTTACCAGCCGCCGAAACAATTCCTCGATAGTCAGCAATGAATTCATCTAACAAATTATTTCGCATCGAACCAAATAAACGTTTAGTCAGATAATGGGTACATTCATGTTCCAAACGAATAGTTAATGAAAGATTTTGCCATTCCGTTGCGGATAAACCTAGCTTTTCTGCTGAAACATTACTGTAACAGCTTTGGCTTAATATAATAAATCTATCTTGATAAAGCTGTTTGCGAGGAATGAGCTGACGAAACTCAATATTCCAATCAGTTTCTGTACTATTGGGGTTATTCGCTTGCCATTCTTGCCGATATTGATGAATTCTATCCCAATTATTAAAGCCACCTACCATACAAGCTCCCATCGAAGCAGGGATATCTTTGGGTTCGTTACGCATTGTTAATGCTTGCACTAAAGAGACGAAATCCAAACGGTTATCTGTAATGATTACAGGTATCTCTCCAGCTATACTCGGGTGTATTCTTAGCTGTAATTTTTCTGGTGCCCGCAATAACAAACCAGGATTTTTATCAATGCAATCAGCCACTATACCTTTACGAGTTGCAGCTTGATAAGCAGATGTTTGAGAGATTCCTGGCGATATCGGGAAACGCAACTGCACGAGCTTTTCTTTTAAAGTTTGAAAAACACCTTTACTTGTTGCTTCCGAGGCATAACTTTTCCAAGTATTGACATGAGCTTCGGATGCAAGTGGAAAATTAATTGCTTTAGACAAACAAGAATAATCAAAAACATTTTTGTTATAAGCTAATAGTTCTGCAACTTCTACACTATTAGCTCCATAACTGACAAGTATGTTAGCTCTTAAGTCTTGTAATTCCATACATTTATATTAGTAAAAAAAATAATAATTTTGAGTATTTTCAAGCTAGTTGAGACTATACTTTAAGCAGGTGTAGCTTGCCCTTCCGAACGAATTAAATTAGCATAATAACCTTCCATTGCCCATAATTCTTCATGAGTTCCACGCTGTACTATCTTGCCTTTATCCATAACAATAATTTCATCACAATCTCTAATAGTGCTTAAACGGTGAGCAACAATAATACAAGTACATCCCCGGCGGCGGATATTTTGGTCAATAATTTTTTCGGATTCACTATCTAAAGCGCTAGTAGCTTCATCCATGACTAAAATGGAAGGGTTGTTTACCAATGCACGAGCAATTTCTAACCTTTGTCTTTGTCCCCCACTTAAATTTGCTGCTCCTTCCATCAATTCACCATTATAAGCACCCGGTAATGCCATTACAACATCATTAATAGCGGCATCTAAACAAGCTTTAACTAACTGTCCATCAGGAATTGTTGCATCCCATAAAGTTAAATTTTCTCTTACCGTTCCTCCAAAAAGTAAAATATCTTGCTCAATATATGCCAATGAATTAGTAATAATTGAAAGAGGAATAGACGAACGGAGTTCTCCATCAAAAAGAATTTCTCCTTCCCAAGGCTGATAAAGACCTGTAATAATTTTTGCAACCGTGGATTTACCAGAACCACTACCACCAACTAAAGCAACTCTTTGTCCCGGTCTTAAACTTAAGTTAAAATCTTCAATTAAAGCTGCTTCTACACGACTATAGCCAAAAGATATATTTTTTAATTCTACTTGACCTTTGAGGCGATATGTAGTTTGCGGTCTCAGTTGTCTTGGTTCTGATGAAGTAACATTCTGTAATTGAGAATCTATTGGATTATCTAAAACGTCGTCAAGACGGTTAATATCTCCTTCTAATTCCTGCAAATCTCCTGCAAAAGAAACTAAAGTATTTACTGGTTCTTGGAAACTATCCATCAAGCTTTGAAATGCCACTAGCATCCCAATACTAATATAACCATCCATT comes from Rivularia sp. PCC 7116 and encodes:
- a CDS encoding FkbM family methyltransferase, which encodes MALKHINYQPTMTEFLVNKKTFSKNPLLVMDIGARGGFEHHWQSYGEQVYKIGFEPDKEECDRLNQQPNRNSKFYAVALGEKREKRTFSFCQWGGSSGFYPGNKNFLKRFPHDNLEMMEVVKTLDIETVDLDSFVADNKIDEIDFIKLDVEGSELDVLKGAVSCLNESVLGLSIEVLFHESIRNQPTFSHIDLFLNSLGFRLFDLATYRHARKALPLPMISQLGNTKQGQVLWAQALYLRDAVNELETKESANKWNKLKILKLASLMEIFCLPDCAVELIQIAAEKNILTEDLELFLNYLTPPIQKEGNSEYISYQNYLKLF
- a CDS encoding Nif11-like leader peptide family natural product precursor; translation: MSIEAVNKFLDKVAQESKIQEELAQAMQAENDRQAVVDLGAKHGFEFTGDELMTEIEKRQKAAIESGELNEEELEAVAGGAKATIVPITTVIFPHIPTLPTFPKLPTAKW
- a CDS encoding Nif11-like leader peptide family natural product precursor; protein product: MSIEAVNQFLEKVAKDSNIQEELVQAMQAENDRQAVVELGAKHGFNFTGDELMNEIEKRQKAAADSGELSEEELEAVAGGATPTFTTIVPIVTATAPVVVTIAKKVKW
- a CDS encoding Nif11-like leader peptide family natural product precursor, coding for MSIEAVNKFLDKVAQDSTIQEELAQAMQAENDRQAVVDLGAKHGFEFTGDELVTEIEKRQKAAAESGELSEEELEAVAGGAFPIIPLIGALAPIAIAAINKAKW
- a CDS encoding Nif11-like leader peptide family natural product precursor, translated to MSVEAVNQFLTKVAEDAQLQEELAKAMQSENDRQAVTELANNKGYDFTGDELMQEIEKRQQAAADAGELSEEELEAVAGGATPATTFFVAGGIAMTAGITGGVIAKAKW
- a CDS encoding Nif11-like leader peptide family natural product precursor, whose protein sequence is MSTQTVNQFFEKVSEDPELQQKLVKAIESENDRQAVTDLAAQEGFQFTSDELWEEIKNRQQAIIDSGELSEEELEAVAGGATPAGALVVTIMGASGAIGGAVIKRYAKW
- a CDS encoding MBL fold metallo-hydrolase, producing MNNAISFSQGSQIRPFNVNDRVCLAIQPFIQEVLNRFVECQNLGESIKASVENHQEIVEQAFEIDNHKIEESFTLKQEFLFPEENPLLFISYDNPSFLPFLNKKGVQSIKDESILPDIHQLLYSIGQSKFTYQQIKQQISEPMVDLLDKLIKSSVVKEKPAVDIGVPLNTPGVFRLQHASVLYRTKTTGILVDPHLHSNYGIPGLKSDINRAQLEGLVDGILISHPHYDHWHYPTLMMFAKETPIFVPKVPRASIMCEDMAGRLKSLGFTNVIAVDWYSEPIRIGDININVLPFYGEQALVPEFDKPKYPELRNWGNTYLIDTEFYKSWLLIDAGQEPNGSMIEVAEYVKNSFGSIDLLISNFQPLSYNSIGTNLSGWGIDIVANLLSNPQIFSVTNKPEGAYIALLGPKGVAEVCNIVNASYCFPYADSWAEAGKSGMHDEELIPQVQAELQKIGCSTKVIPWKIGDGYVTRNVTEWNLEAGNWYMNN
- a CDS encoding 2OG-Fe(II) oxygenase, with translation MISSIQTQKKCYSQRKDAFSNEYLEFLKKDILNSPYLAASQLSDGFVETQGFSVVFKRSTIAEVEKKLPYFKPYLDTALKSSCNAFYLNPLILNSDTYVEPHVDCSISEYGMEMVMPNLVSVLYVQVPSDLKGGELVLQQSEEQVWQITPQINTLLYFLGWITHSVNRVESSHKRISLICEQYNLSESRLNKIPDFEIKSGKDSGK
- a CDS encoding MBL fold metallo-hydrolase, whose protein sequence is MQIHMIGHASIFVKTQDAKILMDPVLWDPFCEGLNETCPKRELIPEKLPEFDFLVISHQHLDHFDLRSLAYLPKNIDVLVPKDALIIDSLRQLGYSNIYPLKEFQKVRIGSTTLMTTRSEVRVPEFGMVFADDSGVFWNTVDTYFAPPTIQAVKAIYPQIDFLLATWHISLENKYQQNKNTEFPFELYGQLMNLIQLVEPQAIAPGAQGWKYINEAAWQNQIVFPLTRERFCHDIKQVLPDINNNIFVLDPGDILTLERGDYNLESAGCDYVKTIVDDRECLEFAPVKVGANLIDPNSDRHDIDLMQQTIHQALRVDLCDFIKEYQHNLFLNNQRWQVIYQLEITYPEITETYHIDFSNSKIKIKEGRNPLANLFTYITASSLYNLINKKIDWDYLYCSGEYRNFHKVYSLAKLGILTPAEDTLLDPISIKYSSEYVAGEHIKTELSKIMETHDISIPNNSNIEEKSSTMLNLGNILIKMKKNQKESTIS